A single genomic interval of Cupriavidus necator N-1 harbors:
- a CDS encoding SphA family protein produces the protein MKQLATRTLALACGALMASVVHAEVGLPPMNLGNTSFLDGIAAPGFLFELSTSYYRATRIRDNDGNAAPGSPRVETAAIVPHIAYISPDVTLLGGHLGGEVLLPLVYANIRPGSGTGDHDFAAGDIQFSPFIVQWTGQTLFGMPFFQRFDLLFSAPTGQYDANGMANAGTHLWTVTPYYAFTLMPTGKLEISGRLNYQWNGKNTRPAPALHASSVQPGDALYLNLSASYAISNGLRIGVAGYMLGQIGEDRIDGIRQSDSRERVFGAGPGILIQGDAWQVFLNAYKEWGARNRPQGSKIVLRVLAPF, from the coding sequence ATGAAACAGCTAGCGACACGGACGCTCGCACTCGCCTGCGGCGCCCTGATGGCATCCGTCGTTCATGCAGAAGTGGGACTCCCGCCGATGAATCTCGGCAATACAAGCTTCCTGGACGGAATCGCCGCTCCCGGCTTCCTGTTTGAGCTCAGTACCAGCTATTACCGCGCAACAAGGATCCGGGACAACGACGGCAACGCTGCACCTGGCAGCCCGCGTGTAGAGACAGCGGCCATCGTGCCACATATTGCCTATATATCCCCGGATGTCACGCTCCTGGGCGGACATCTCGGCGGCGAGGTACTGCTACCGCTTGTGTACGCCAATATCAGGCCCGGATCGGGCACCGGAGATCACGACTTTGCTGCCGGCGATATCCAGTTCAGCCCCTTCATCGTTCAGTGGACCGGCCAGACGCTGTTCGGCATGCCGTTCTTCCAGCGATTCGACCTGCTCTTCTCCGCGCCCACCGGGCAATATGACGCCAATGGCATGGCGAATGCCGGCACCCATCTTTGGACGGTGACGCCGTACTACGCGTTCACTCTCATGCCAACCGGGAAGCTTGAGATCAGCGGCAGACTCAATTACCAATGGAACGGAAAGAACACGCGGCCCGCGCCTGCTCTGCACGCGAGTTCCGTCCAGCCCGGGGATGCGCTGTACCTAAACCTCTCCGCTTCCTACGCAATCTCGAATGGATTGAGAATTGGTGTGGCCGGCTATATGCTTGGACAAATCGGCGAGGACCGGATCGATGGCATACGCCAGTCGGATTCGCGCGAGCGAGTCTTCGGCGCGGGCCCGGGGATCCTGATCCAGGGAGACGCCTGGCAGGTCTTTCTGAACGCCTACAAGGAATGGGGCGCCAGGAATCGCCCCCAAGGCAGCA
- a CDS encoding DoxX family protein: protein MADYYLLSGRVFIAFMFVLSGANKLVFFNHGLDEVRSRNLPFPRVALSLTILVQLSCGLAIMGGYQTAIASFLLAIFTLATAVVFYDFWNQKGAQRTVLFTGFLEHISIIGGFVILMAAGPGNLVLRFS, encoded by the coding sequence ATGGCCGACTACTACCTCCTTTCCGGCCGGGTGTTCATCGCCTTCATGTTCGTCCTCAGCGGCGCCAACAAGCTGGTCTTCTTCAACCACGGCCTCGACGAAGTCCGCTCGCGCAACCTGCCGTTCCCACGCGTGGCGCTGTCGCTGACCATCCTCGTGCAGCTGTCGTGCGGCCTTGCCATCATGGGGGGATACCAGACAGCCATCGCTTCCTTCCTGCTGGCGATCTTCACGCTGGCCACCGCCGTGGTCTTCTATGACTTCTGGAACCAGAAGGGCGCCCAGCGCACGGTGCTCTTCACCGGGTTCCTGGAGCACATCAGCATTATCGGCGGCTTTGTCATCCTGATGGCGGCCGGGCCGGGGAATCTCGTGCTGCGCTTTTCGTAG
- a CDS encoding hydrolase: MASETIRDPASDHLLTPQNSAFVIIDYQPVQVNSIASMDRQLLINNIVGTSRAAVAYKLPIVHSTVNVKTGLNKPPIPQLQKVLGDFPTYDRTSINSWEDVEFRAAVEATGRKKLIMTALWTEACLTFPALDALKEGYEVYVVADAVGGTSVAAHEAALRRIEQAGGKMISVAQLFCELQRDWSRSETVPAFIDLFIQTGGTAGIQFSYDRT, encoded by the coding sequence ATGGCCAGCGAAACCATTCGCGATCCCGCAAGCGACCACCTGCTGACTCCGCAGAACTCAGCCTTTGTGATCATTGACTACCAACCGGTTCAGGTGAACTCCATCGCCTCCATGGACCGGCAGTTGCTGATCAATAACATCGTCGGCACGTCCCGTGCTGCCGTTGCTTACAAGCTGCCGATCGTCCACTCCACCGTGAACGTGAAGACCGGGCTGAACAAACCGCCAATTCCGCAACTGCAGAAAGTGCTGGGCGACTTCCCGACCTATGACCGCACCTCGATCAACTCCTGGGAGGACGTCGAATTCCGCGCAGCAGTGGAGGCCACCGGGCGCAAGAAGCTCATCATGACCGCGCTGTGGACTGAGGCCTGCCTGACCTTCCCGGCGCTCGACGCGCTCAAGGAAGGCTATGAGGTCTACGTCGTCGCCGATGCCGTCGGCGGCACCTCCGTCGCAGCACATGAAGCCGCGCTGCGCCGCATCGAACAGGCCGGCGGGAAGATGATCAGCGTTGCGCAACTGTTCTGCGAACTGCAGCGCGACTGGTCGCGTTCGGAAACCGTTCCGGCCTTCATCGACCTGTTCATCCAGACAGGCGGCACTGCCGGCATCCAGTTCTCTTACGACCGCACCTGA
- a CDS encoding putative quinol monooxygenase, which yields MDDFYVLVVLYAKPGREAELREKLRAVVEPSRGDAGNLRYEMFEQQDDPRRFIFVEHWESPATQEAHHTQTDHIRRFQEEGSDAVESVELFYRMKLVT from the coding sequence ATGGATGACTTTTATGTGCTGGTGGTCCTGTACGCGAAGCCCGGGCGCGAAGCCGAGCTACGGGAGAAGCTGCGGGCCGTGGTGGAGCCATCCCGCGGTGATGCGGGCAACCTGCGCTATGAGATGTTCGAACAGCAGGACGATCCGCGCCGGTTCATTTTCGTCGAGCACTGGGAGAGTCCCGCCACGCAGGAGGCGCATCACACGCAGACCGACCACATCCGCCGCTTCCAGGAGGAGGGCAGCGATGCGGTGGAGAGTGTGGAGTTGTTTTACCGGATGAAGCTGGTGACCTGA